The nucleotide window GAATAAGCGGCGCCACCGGCGGGATTTATGGGATAAGGATCTTGGAGGAGCTGAAAAAACAGGGAGTGGAGATACACCTGGTTATCAGCAAATGGGGCAAGGAAACAATTTTGCAGGAGACGAAATATTCTCTGGAGCAGGTCAGAAGTTTGGCTGAATTTATTTATGATGAGGACAGTCTTGGAGCCCCGATTTCCAGCGGATCCTTTAAAAACGAAGGTATGATCATAGCCCCTTGCAGTATGAAGACCCTTTCGGGTATAGCCAATGGTTATACCGGAGGGCTTTTGATCAGAGCAGCCGATGTGGCAATCAAAGAAAAACGCCGGGTGGTGCTATTGACTCGAGAAACCCCCTTAAGCCCGATTCATCTGGAAAATATGTTGAAGCTGGCACAGATCGGGGTAACGATTATGCCGCCGGTTCCCGCTTTTTACACACATCCTCAAACCATTGATGAAATGATTGCCCAAACAACCGGGCGGGTCTTGGATCAATATGGACTGGAGACAAGCAATTTAAAAAGGTGGTCATAAAGGACGGGGTGTTGGCGGCATGAAAGGCAACCTGAAAAGAGTGTTGGTTTTCTTTATGCTAATAGGGGTAGTTAATTATCTTCTCATTTTTAAGACCGATTTGAGCAGGGAAGCTATTTTAAGCCTTGACGTCTTCTTTTTAGCTGTTTTCTTATGGTCTACGGAGATAATTCATCCGACGTTGACTGCGCTGCTTATTTTTTGTTTACTGCCTATTTTTAAAATTCTCCCTTTGGAAGATACATTCATGGTGATGGGCAACCCTATTATCTGGCGGCTTTTAGGGATATTTGTGATGACAAAAGGGATGGAGGCTACGGGTTTAGCTCAGCGGATCGCTCTCAGGATACTCAATATGGCTAAAGGGAATCTTTATTATCTTCTCTTAATGATGGAATTGATCACATTCATTTTCGTTTTTCTTGTTCCGGCTGCGGCAGCCCGTACTGCTATCTTAGCTTCAGTTTGCCTTGGCTTGGTGCAAAAGCTGGATAACGGCCGGGACCGCAATTTTTCTAAAGCAGCCTCCATTATCATTGCCGTTACTTCGATGGTGACTTCCAATACAATTATTGTAGGGGCTTCAGCTACGATCTATGCCATCGGTTACCTGGAAAAGAATTTGCATTATAAAGTGACCTATCTTTCCTGGCTGCAATCTAATTTGCCTCCAAATCTTTTGGCCCTCATTGTCATTTATGTTGTGATTGTGAAGTTTTTTCCTTTTAACGGCAAAATGAAGGGAAAAGACGAGATATTTAAAGGGGAGTTGCAGGGTTTAGGACCAATGAGCCCGGCTCAGTGGAAAATGGTTATTTATTTAGGACTTCTTTTATCTGCTTGGCTGATAGGCTTGGATTATTCCCTGCCGGTAGAATTTATGGCCGGCACGCTGCTCTTTTTACCGGGGATTGGCGTGTTGGACCGTAAGGAGTCTTTCAAGGCCTTGGATTGGGAATCGATTATTCTCTTTGGCTCAGGCCTGGCTATGGCTGAATCGCTGAATAAAACCGGCGGAATCAACTACCTGGTACAAAATCTCGGTGGCCTTTCGGGGCTAAATGAGATTACAGCAATCATCGGTATTGTTCTGATAACTGTGGTCGTAAGGTTAGGGATGGCCAACATGACCGGGGTTGTAGCTACTTTACTGCCGGTATTTACTTCACTGTCCTTTGCCCTGGGTTTTAATCCCGTTTGGGCTTGTACAGTCTGCATTATGGCCAGCAGCCTGGGCATTCTGGTCCCTTCTCAGTCCATGTCTATGCTTACTACATATTCCTATGGCTATTACACTTCCAAGGATATGTTCAAAACAGGGATCCTGGTAATCCTGGGCTATGGGCTGATTATAATGGCAACGTCCCATTTTTATTGGCCTTATCTGGGCTTACATGCGTTGCCGTAAAAGGGCGCATTTTGCTATAAAGGCAAATCGAAAAGGAGCAGGAAAAGGCTGGTATAAGCCGTCTTTTACTGCTCCTTTAAGTAAGTATTGATGATACACAGAACTTCAGCTTAGTTTAGGCTTTTTCCTCGGCGTTTTCCCAGACAGCCAATAGAGTCAGTTCGGTGGGACTGAGATTCTCCCCGTGATACCTCAGATAGAAGGTATAGCCGGGACAAATTTCCTCCACCATACGGGGGATTTTCCAGACATCTTCATTATTATGATAAAGAGACAGAGCAAGCTTCGGCTTGCTTTCTTTAATTTTGGCGGCCGCTCCTCGCAAGGCCTGCTGCTCTGAACCTTCAATATCCATCTTAATCAGGGTGACCGGTTCCTGAATATCCTGATCGATGGTTACGGCTTCTACAGCTATAGAGCCTTGATCGGTAAGAACGTTGGCGGAAATATCCGCTGCATGCTCCTGAATATACATGCGGCCGGGGTGATCTGAGGCTCCCTTTTGGCAATAAACAATGTTCTCGTAGCCTTTCAAATTTTCCTGGAGCATTTGCATCGTACGGGGTGAGATTTCATAACAATAGAAACGTTTATAATTTGCACCATAGACTGAAATATAATCTTTAACCGTATCGCCGGTATAGGCACCCAGATCGACCATCACTTCTTCCGATCCGCATTTCATGATATCCATGTCAAAATAACTTTTATATAAAGTTTCCTTAACCACCCGGAGTGTTTCCGTATCAAAGCTGTACCAGTTGTTTACGAAAGCAAAAAGCACCAGCCGGGAGCGGTAGTCCGCCAATCGCTGGTAGAGCCACAAGAAATCCTCATAATGATCATGCAGGGCTTTGGCCCGGTTAGCCAAAACACCGTCATCGCCGGCAGATATGTTCAGCGTTCCCCAGAAGCCATATTTTTTGAAATAGTCCTCCAGAATTTTTTGAATGCGGTCCGGCAGGGCTTTATAAAGAAGATTCAGCCGCAGCCGGATCTGCTCTTCGGGTTGAGCGCCGATTTCCTGCATCATCCGCTGGAATTGCAGATCCAAAGGATAAAGATTCCCTTGCTTTTCTTGATTATTATATTGTTGAATATTCACGTAGCGTCACCTCCTCACTATGGTATTCCGGTGAAGGGGAAATAGTACATATGCCGGAAGTAATGTCATTCCCTGCAATGGATTGTGATCGTCAGTTTTGCTTAATGGGTGTGGGGAAGGTACGGGAGAAAATCAGGAGTTAATTGATCTATAGTATGCCTGCCGCCATAGTTTAGAGAAATCTGCGGCTGGATGGGACTGGGAGAGCGGCCGGCGGTGGTGTGTAAATGGTTGACAAATGGTGGAAGGGAGTATACTTTATACTCAAGAGGCTATAAAGGGAGAGTTTTGCTGGCAATTGAAGCTTTATATGTCTATTGGCTGGTGGGAATTATTTTGGAAGAAAGGATAGTTCTTGCCAGTGCGAACCCTAAGCGGCCATCGATTTCCTGGAACCTTCGCACCAAAAATTACGTAAAAAGATATGTTTTATGTGGTTGAGACCGAGTGTTTTATGGATATAGATAATTGCAAAGCCTATATATAGATGGAGAAGGAGTTGGCGTGCCTATATATAGCAGTGTCGCTCTCTGCGGAGAGCGTGGATTGAAATTGCTGATGGAAGCAACCTTTATATTCGTATCTATGTGTCGCTCTCTGCGGAGAGCGTGGATTGAAATAATTTCCTCTAAGGCCCTCTTGTGGCTGGAAATCAGTGTCGCTCTCTGCGGAGAGCGTGGATTGAAATATGAGGGAATAGATGTTGATCTTGTTAAGCTGCGGTGTCGCTCTCTGCGGAGAGCGTGGATTGAAATCTCAGTCTTTTGTGCAAATGACTGAGAGCGATTATGTGTCGCTCTCTGCGGAGAGCGTGGATTGAAATGATAGCCCGGCAACATAGGCATTATCCAAAATTGGTGTCGCTCTCTGCGGAGAGCGTGGATTGAAATTTAGGCTTATCTTGCTTTTTGTCTTGCAGAATGCTGGTGTCGCTCTCTGCGGAGAGCGTGGATTGAAATATCTTGCATTTCATCTTGCATCATACTCTAAAAAGGTGTCGCTCTCTGCGGAGAGCGTGGATTGAAATTCTTACGCTGACTTGCCAATGTACAATAATCGAAGTGTCGCTCTCTGCGGAGAGCGTGGATTGAAATATCAGTATATACGAGTAGTCGGAAGCTGTCAAAAGGTGTCGCTCTCTGCGGAGAGCGTGGATTGAAATCTCGCCCCACGGCTGGCCATCGCGGTAAATAGATGTGTCGCTCTCTGCGGAGAGCGTGGATTGAAATCCCCTTATCTTATGCTTTTGCTTTGCACGTTTTGACGTGTCGCTCTCTGCGGAGAGCGTGGATTGAAATCCGGTCCGCATCGGTCAACGGCTGTTCTACCTTGGTGTCGCTCTCTGCGGAGAGCGTGGATTGAAATCAGTCCATTAGGATTGTAGGCTACCCAGATGTCAGTGTCGCTCTCTGCGGAGAGCGTGGATTGAAATATTTAGCCCTCCTTACAAAATCAATACCCAGTTCGGTGTCGCTCTCTGCGGAGAGCGTGGATTGAAATAGCAGATCATCCGGGTTGCTGCCTTTGGCTGCCATGGTGTCGCTCTCTGCGGAGAGCGTGGATTGAAATTCTGGCCAACCAGCCATTGATAAATCTGGCAATTGTGTCGCTCTCTGCGGAGAGCGTGGATTGAAATTTGGCTATATGGGGCTTTAGATACTCTTTGATATGTGTCGCTCTCTGCGGAGAGCGTGGATTGAAATTTGAAAACGTGGAGCAATGGGAAGCAAGACAGAAGTGTCGCTCTCTGCGGAGAGCGTGGATTGAAATCTCCTCTTGGTTAAAAGTGATGCCGCCATAGCCTCGTGTCGCTCTCTGCGGAGAGCGTGGATTGAAATCCGGTATTCCGTTTTTTCGTCCAGCACGTCAAAGTGTCGCTCTCTGCGGAGAGCGTGGATTGAAATCGGGCGGCGTCGGCTGACGGCGAAAAATACATCGGTGTCGCTCTCTGCGGAGA belongs to Dehalobacter sp. and includes:
- a CDS encoding UbiX family flavin prenyltransferase, with the protein product MRIIVGISGATGGIYGIRILEELKKQGVEIHLVISKWGKETILQETKYSLEQVRSLAEFIYDEDSLGAPISSGSFKNEGMIIAPCSMKTLSGIANGYTGGLLIRAADVAIKEKRRVVLLTRETPLSPIHLENMLKLAQIGVTIMPPVPAFYTHPQTIDEMIAQTTGRVLDQYGLETSNLKRWS
- a CDS encoding SLC13 family permease; this encodes MKGNLKRVLVFFMLIGVVNYLLIFKTDLSREAILSLDVFFLAVFLWSTEIIHPTLTALLIFCLLPIFKILPLEDTFMVMGNPIIWRLLGIFVMTKGMEATGLAQRIALRILNMAKGNLYYLLLMMELITFIFVFLVPAAAARTAILASVCLGLVQKLDNGRDRNFSKAASIIIAVTSMVTSNTIIVGASATIYAIGYLEKNLHYKVTYLSWLQSNLPPNLLALIVIYVVIVKFFPFNGKMKGKDEIFKGELQGLGPMSPAQWKMVIYLGLLLSAWLIGLDYSLPVEFMAGTLLFLPGIGVLDRKESFKALDWESIILFGSGLAMAESLNKTGGINYLVQNLGGLSGLNEITAIIGIVLITVVVRLGMANMTGVVATLLPVFTSLSFALGFNPVWACTVCIMASSLGILVPSQSMSMLTTYSYGYYTSKDMFKTGILVILGYGLIIMATSHFYWPYLGLHALP
- a CDS encoding FkbM family methyltransferase — its product is MNIQQYNNQEKQGNLYPLDLQFQRMMQEIGAQPEEQIRLRLNLLYKALPDRIQKILEDYFKKYGFWGTLNISAGDDGVLANRAKALHDHYEDFLWLYQRLADYRSRLVLFAFVNNWYSFDTETLRVVKETLYKSYFDMDIMKCGSEEVMVDLGAYTGDTVKDYISVYGANYKRFYCYEISPRTMQMLQENLKGYENIVYCQKGASDHPGRMYIQEHAADISANVLTDQGSIAVEAVTIDQDIQEPVTLIKMDIEGSEQQALRGAAAKIKESKPKLALSLYHNNEDVWKIPRMVEEICPGYTFYLRYHGENLSPTELTLLAVWENAEEKA